The proteins below are encoded in one region of Apium graveolens cultivar Ventura chromosome 4, ASM990537v1, whole genome shotgun sequence:
- the LOC141720291 gene encoding cell differentiation protein rcd1-like: protein MLNLPDSLYPDPIQGDNSVMSNGGAPANNNGPCDGASKAIDWPSASVEDLVVLLREPEHREKAISSLTQIKKQGRIQDLALHIWRSISTVFLLLSEVLSIYKSLTPEKLTMKDSSKVCDVLVLFECFATHPQTKMQFLNVQIHCYLYPFLETEETSKPFQYLRLMSLGVIGGLLKEVGDPSTKVAVHCLLESGLFPLCLKSIEYGNELSQSTASWIMSRIMMQEQGLRYCCEPANRLCAIMKVFNDVIEKMQDEPSSLVLKNIIQCYVILSNDPSRGCLLLRSFIPPILMTAPYIEALRARPVTLKNLQNLFQKLLMGWGPNAEAVAGSSHLDR, encoded by the exons ATGTTGAATCTCCCTGACTCTCTTTATCCTGATCCGATACAAGGTGACAACAGTGTTATGTCGAATGGTGGTGCACCTGCTAACAACAATGGTCCCTGTGATGGTGCTAGCAAAGCTATTGATTGGCCTTCTGCTAGTGTAGAGGACTTGGTTGTGTTGCTTCGAGAACCTGAGCATCGCGAAAAGGCCATTTCATCTCTTACTCAGATTAAG AAACAGGGAAGAATTCAAGATTTGGCCCTCCACATTTGGCGGTCAATCAGTACGGTTTTCTTACTCCTATCG GAAGTATTATCTATATACAAGTCATTAACACCTGAGAAACTTACTATGAAAGATTCAAGTAAAGTTTGTGATGTACTTGTTTTGTTTGAG TGCTTTGCCACTCACCCTCAAACGAAGATGCAGTTCCTTAATG TTCAGATACATTGTTACTTGTACCCTTTCTTGGAGACTGAAGAAACGAGCAAGCCATTCCAGTACCTAAGGCTAATGAGCTTGGGGGTCATTGGTGGTCTTCTGAAGGAG GTAGGCGACCCTTCGACAAAGGTTGCTGTTCACTGTTTGCTTGAATCAGGACTCTTCCCTTTGTGTCTAAAATCCATAGAATATGGAAACGAACTTTCACAATCA ACTGCATCTTGGATAATGTCAAGAATAATGATGCAAGAGCAGGGACTACGGTATTGCTGTGAGCCTGCAAACCGGTTGTGTGCAATCATGAAGGTTTTTAATGACGTAATTGAAAAGATGCAGGATGAACCGTCTTCTTTAGTTTTGAAGAATATTATTCAATGTTACGTCATACTGTCCAATGATCCAAG CAGGGGTTGTCTCCTCCTGAGAAGCTTCATTCCGCCAATACTGATGACTGCCCCATATATTGAAGCCCTTCGT GCACGCCCTGTAACCTTAAAAAATTTGCAAAATTTGTTTCAAAAGCTATTGATGGGATGGGGGCCAAATGCAGAAGCGGTTGCAGGTTCCTCACATCTTGATCGCTAA